The following proteins are co-located in the Vigna angularis cultivar LongXiaoDou No.4 chromosome 2, ASM1680809v1, whole genome shotgun sequence genome:
- the LOC108327262 gene encoding uncharacterized protein LOC108327262, which yields MVVAMEVARDGCHGYLQARLHGGMMTLDKLAPTIEELEHILGLPLEDTTPYQHLEHHASIPTISTIMKLHPKELEDRMMMRNQLHGLSQGYLEQYLHHLADKEDWETFMDVLALTIYGIVLFPKIEEFVDYTAIDVFVASKTRSENPVTAVLADVYGSLSFCHERKGKKILCCLPALYTWMTARVFKEMVDIKSLSETLSHQRLKGKGGNDWARFLAGLNERSIKWRLPWLGNKLAIQHCGSFPNVPLIGTRYCINYNPLLVQRQFGHPMKGAPTSDYLATLFIYYEDGHFIELLRKVKSAWENVV from the exons ATGGTGGTGGCTATGGAGGTTGCGCGTGATGGCTGCCATGGTTATCTGCAGGCGCGGCTTCACGGCGGCATGATGACTTTGGACAAG TTGGCGCCAACCATAGAGGAGTTAGAGCATATCTTGGGTTTGCCACTGGAGGACACCACTCCCTATCAACATTTAGAGCATCATGCCTCTATACCCACCATTTCTACCATTATGAAATTACATCCCAAGGAGCTTGAAGACAGGATGATGATGAGGAATCAATTGCATGGGTTATCACAGGGATATCTAGAGCAATATTTACATCACCTGGCTGATAAAGAGGATTGGGAAACTTTCATGGATGTATTAGCCCTCACCATATATGGCATTGTCTTGTTTCCCAAAATAGAAGAGTTCGTGGATTACACCGCGATAGACGTCTTCGTGGCGAGTAAAACCAGATCAGAGAATCCTGTAACAGCAGTCCTTGCGGATGTTTATGGATCCTTGAGTTTTTGCCatgagagaaagggaaagaagattCTTTGTTGTTTACCGGCGTTATATACATGGATGACAGCGCGCGTGTTTAAGGAAATGGTCGACATTAAGAGTCTATCGGAGACTTTGTCACACCAAAGGCTTAAAGGTAAAGGAGGAAACGATTGGGCCCGATTCCTTGCTGGCTTGAACGAAAGAAGTATAAAATGGCGCCTTCCTTGGCTCGGAAATAAACTGGCTATCCAGCATTGTGGTAGTTTTCCTAACGTGCCTCTCATAGGTACCCGGTACTGTATAAATTACAATCCTCTTTTGGTGCAAAGACAATTTGGGCATCCCATGAAAGGGGCACCTACATCAGATTACCTTGCTACCCTATTCATTTATTACGAAGACGGGCATTTCATCGAACTGTTAAGAAAGGTTAAAAGTGCCTGGGAAAATGTTGTTTGA